The DNA window ACCTAACATATATCCACTTTGTAAAatttagttgttatttttaatggttcAACATGAAGGTTGTTTTCAATTCTTATTGTATACCATTATTccacataaaaataacaattacttTTGTTTATACTTTGTTAAGCATGCACATTTTCACAAATCAGTATTTAACAGAAATCTGCCTATCCCTTCAAGCAACAGTACAGGCCACAGGCTAGTGAATGATAGTTATAGCATACATTGGGTAACACATCATTTATGGTTAGCATATCTAactgtgaattttaaataaaatacagacatacTTCTTTTATTCTGCTTCACTTGATTACAAATGATGAAAGGAAAATTTCCTAATGGTGAgcaatgatatatataaatactaagtgtatgtgtatgtgtagtgtacatgtgtgtatgttttaaacaAATTAGGGTCTCAACACTTCAGTGGAAGTGTGCAAATGTGGTAGAATCAATGAGAGAACTAGAGTCAGAaatggagcctgaagatgtgattGAATGGCTGAAATCTCATGACAAATCTTTAATGAAAGAAGTGCTTCttactcatgaaccaagagatttCTTCGGATGGAATCTatctggtgaagatgctgtgaggCTGTTGAACTGACAACGGTGGATTTAGAATATAACATACGTGTGAGCAGTAGCAGGATTAGAGATGAATGACTCCAAGTTTGAAAGGAATTTCTATTGTGGGTAGACACTATCAAATAGCATCACACATTACAGAGAAATTATTCATGAAAAGAATCAATGCAACAAAGTTCATTGTTGTCATATTTTGAGAAATTACCACAGTTGGGGTGTGTGATAGCTGGGAATCCGACCTCAGCCGAGGTTATGATCTCCCTGTTCAGACCATTCAATAGCCATCAACATGAAAGCAAACCCTTCACCAGCAAATTGGTATGACTCTAAAGTCTTAGATGATAGGATCTTTAAGCAATACAGTGTTTTCCTAAATTAATGTATACACATGGTTAGATTACCCCCTAATGCTACAACACTGTAACAGACTATAATACACTGTCAATATAACTTTTACATGTATTAGGCAACTGAAAATTCATTTAACTTGGCTTAGTGTGAAATTTGCTTCATTGTGCTGGACTGGAACCAAACCCAcagtatctctgaggtatgcttATAATTGCACACATTCTCCAAGTTCTTTGTAGGgcatttttcacttctttattcCTCAAGCTGTAGATCATCAGATTCAGCATGGGTACAACCAATGTGTCAAATAAGGAAGCTATATTATCAGTATCAAAGGAGTGAATAGTTTTGGGCTGCACACACATAAAGAATAGAGTTCTATAGAGCATGGCAATCATGGTCAGATGGGACCCGCAGTTGGAGAATGCCTTGTGCCTGCCTTTGGCAGAGTTCATCTTGAGGATGGCAACAAAGTTTAGGATGTAGGACATGAGGACTATCAGAAGAGATGACaccaaattaaaagcacaaaagaTCAGAATTATCAATTTAATCTCAGTGCCTGAGCAGAGCAAAGCTATCAATGGTAGACTGTCACAGTAGAAATGCCTGATGACATTACAGTCACCAAATGATGATAGGAAAATTTTCATGATGGTCAGCAAAGACAAAGAGACACTGTAGAGATAAGGTATTACCACCAGCCCTTGATATAATGCTTGTGACATAACAGCTGTGTAGAGCAGAgggttacagatggccacatagaAGTCATAGGCCATTACCGacagaataaaaatttcagtCATGATAGACATACTGAAAAAAGTGTGTTGGGTGGCACACCTACTAAAGCAGATTGCATGTTGATCTACAGTGAACATTATGGGTCCCACACCTGTTGAATAACCAAGATCAGTGAAAGCCAGGTgtctgaggaagaagtacatgggtgtttGTAGCCTAGAGTCTATCTTGGTGAGGACGATTATGCCCAGGTTATCCACTACTGAACCCACATAAACAGTGAGGAGTAACTCAAGTAATGGTGCCTGTAGGTCATGGAAGTTTTTGCTCCCTTGcttagaaattataaaaacccAGTAGTGAACTTATGTTCACTGTTTACTACTTAAATACATGTACTTTTCAAGTAACTCATACATCTTTGTATTAGGGAAAGTTGAGTATTTGAGGTCGGGATAGAAAATGGTTAAGATTTTCCCATCAAAATTCATGGAATGTTAAACTAATAATTCCACTGTACTTAGCAAAAATTAGGTTTTCCTTAAATCCGTAAAAGAAGacaattgtaggggcgcctgggtggctaaatcggttgagcctccgacttcggctcaggtcagatctcacattcgtgggttcgagccccgcgtcaggctctgtgctgacagctaggtcagagcctggagcctgctttctggtctgtgtctccttctctctctgcccctccccctctcatgctctgtctctctctgtatcaaaaataaataaaacataaaaaaaattaaaaaaagaagacaattgtAGTTTTAAGTTTACATGAATTTGAGAGACTGATATGGTTTATTTATGAATCTCTTCAATACATCCTTCACATCCTTGTTCCTTAGGCTGTAAATGAGGGGATTCAGCACTGGTATCACCAGGGTGTAGAAGACAGAGGCCATCTTATCAGTATCCAATGAGTAGCTGGTCTTTGGTTGCAAATACATGAAGAGAAGGGTCCCATAGAACACAGTGACAGCCATCATGTGGGAGGCACAGGTGGAAAAGGCTTTTCGTTGACCCTCTGGAGAATGTATCTTCAAAATGGCAAGGACAATGTTAAAATAAGATATTAGAACAATagccaaagagaaaagcaaattggTCCCTGCACAGATAAACACTGCTGTCTCTGGAATGTAGGTACCAGAACAGGACAATGCCAGCAAAGATACAGTATCACAGTAAAAATGGTTGATTACATTCGAAGAGCTGTATGACAAAGAGAACACACAGGAAGTGACAGTCAGTGCCGTGATCAGACTGTAGAGGTATGTGAGGAACACCAGCAGAAGGCAGATCTGTGGAGACACCACCACCATGTAGAGCAGGGGGTTGCAAATAGCCAtgtagcggtcataggccattgcAGCCAGCATGAAANNNNNNNNNNNNNNNNNNNNNNNNNNNNNNNNNNNNNNNNNNNNNNNNNNNNNNNNNNNNNNNNNNNNNNNNNNNNNNNNNNNNNNNNNNNNNNNNNNNNCCACGATGAGCACTAAGTAAATTGTTGTGTTGAACTTACCTGTGCGCAGAGATCTGCTGAGACCCTCTTCGGGAGGTCTTTTGAACAGTTTTTCAAGAGTCTGAAATCCCTGATGACCTGCACACTGAAATAAGCTTGTTTATGGCTCCAGTCCTCATACGTGAACACAGGAATTCCCAGGTAAGGTCCTGATTCCCCAAGGAAAGAAAGACCAGACACTCAAATACAACATTTGGTCTTCCAGAGTGAAAATGTGGGGTTAGCCTAGGGACACAAGTAAGTGATCATACTGAGTAACATTCATGTGCAAGGATTGCGCCCTTtggatgtgtattttttttaatagtttattgtcaaattggtttccatacaacacacaatgcttttccccacaagtgccctcctcctttaccatcacctctttccccttgccttctccttcaaccctcatttcgttttcagaattcaatagtctctcaagttttgcgttcctctctctccccaactctctttccctcttcccctccccttgttcctccattaggtttctcctgttctcctgttagacctatgagtgaaaacatatggtatctgtccttctctgcctgacttatttcacttagcatgacaccctcaaggtccatccactttcctacaaatggccagattttattctttctcattcccatgtaaTACATaggtccattgtatatatatatgcaccatatcttcttgatacactcatcaggtgatggacatttaggctttttccatgttttggctattgttgacattgctgccatgaacattggagtacatgtgctcctatgcatcaacaactctgtatctcctgggtaaatccctagcaatgctattgctgggtcataagggactTCTATGcatagtcttttgaggaacctccacactgtttgccagagcagctgcaccagtttacattgccaccaacagtgtaggagggtgcccgtctctccacaccctcaccagcatctatagtcccttgatttgttcattatagTCACTCTGcatggcatgaggtggtatctcaatgtggttttgatttgtgtttccctgatgatgagtgacactgagcattgttccatgtgcttgtaggccatctggatgtcctctttggagaagtgtctgcttatgtcttctgcccatttcttcactgggttatttatttttgggtgtgaagtttggtgagttccttgtagattttggatagtagccatttatctgatatgtcatgtgcaactatctttcccattctgtcagttgcctattagttttcttgattgtttcctttgtgtatttgttttgatttgttccCTTTATTGGTTGGAAATGTGGCTGCTGGTCCTGGGGTGGAGAAAATCCTAAATGCAGGATTCCATTTTACTGTGAATATTGGGAATACATCAGAGTCAAAGACTCATTTTGATATCAGGATCAACTCATGATGTATTTCCCATAAAACCAGATGACACACAACATCACTAAAAATGTGCATTATTGTAAAGACTAAATATCAATTGTTTTATTGAACTTCAGAAGGCCCCTATCATATACCTAATCCTACTACTAGTTTTTGATTAAAATTAACTGATGGAAAttgcatttttatgtaaatttgtgATCTTTCCTCACACAtgtaaaatactgaaattaaGTACTGAAGACATTTGTTATTTTACTGTTTGTATCTGTCATGTGACCAAAGATAGTCTGTACTCTGCTCAGTTAACAGTACTTTCATTCCCTCATCAGCTCtgccagcttcctcatctatttAGCATTCCCACAATGTTGTAAAATTTAAAGATTGATTACTTTTACATGTTCCATTGTTACTaatgcattatattataatttgatCTCTCAAATATTGTCTATTTCCTCAGTTGTGAGTAGGATATATAAACATACTTTGATCAGGCAGATAATATTCTAAGACAGCACCATCCTGAATCACAAAATTTCCTTTCAAAGTATTTGTAAgaaacataaatacacacatttacatcatacacatacacaaatctaTCTATGTGCAAGAGATTATATTATAGACACCATATTTCCATAATTCACgtttaataatagttttattttataagatccattatttatttttttaatttttattttaattacttattttagaaagagcatgggcaggggaggggcagagagaagagagagagagaagaacagaaaatatcaagcagcttctgtgctgtcagtgtaaagcccaAGTAGGAGCTCCACCCTAccaaacatgagaccatgacccgagccagaatcgagagttggacacttaactgactgagccaagcaggcaccctatgattcattaatttaaataatactttaagtACATATACCCTGAATATGCACTAAGTCATTGTCTCCATTCCCATTTCCTCCGCCACATGTAGAGCCAACAGCTCTTAACTATATacaacctctttctttttttccaaatctctttatttatttttatgataaaaaacttaaaacaatatgtGATTAATATTAAgagtaatattaatattactcTTGATCAATGTTTAAGTACACAACACAGTACTGGTGATNNNNNNNNNNNNNNNNNNNNNNNNNNNNNNNNNNNNNNNNNNNNNNNNNNNNNNNNNNNNNNNNNNNNNNNNNNNNNNNNNNNNNNNNNNNNNNNNNNNNGTAACTGAAACTCGATAACTGTTGCTATCAACACTACCCCCTTCTTCCAGTCCATGACAGCCACCATCCTGCTCTCGGATTCTGTGTTTACTCATTTATATACCTCACCTAGATGGCATCGTGCAGGACTGTCACAAGCATACTTCACTTAGTATAACGTCTTCAGGACTCATTCATATTGTCTTTTGTAAAAATGAGAAT is part of the Suricata suricatta isolate VVHF042 chromosome 11, meerkat_22Aug2017_6uvM2_HiC, whole genome shotgun sequence genome and encodes:
- the LOC115272417 gene encoding olfactory receptor 8K3-like, with translation MYELLEKYMYLSRSKNFHDLQAPLLELLLTVYVGSVVDNLGIIVLTKIDSRLQTPMYFFLRHLAFTDLGYSTGVGPIMFTVDQHAICFSRCATQHTFFSMSIMTEIFILSVMAYDFYVAICNPLLYTAVMSQALYQGLVVIPYLYSVSLSLLTIMKIFLSSFGDCNVIRHFYCDSLPLIALLCSGTEIKLIILIFCAFNLVSSLLIVLMSYILNFVAILKMNSAKGRHKAFSNCGSHLTMIAMLYRTLFFMCVQPKTIHSFDTDNIASLFDTLVVPMLNLMIYSLRNKEVKNALQRTWRMCAIISIPQRYCGFGSSPAQ
- the LOC115305922 gene encoding olfactory receptor 8J2-like; this translates as MLAAMAYDRYMAICNPLLYMVVVSPQICLLLVFLTYLYSLITALTVTSCVFSLSYSSSNVINHFYCDTVSLLALSCSGTYIPETAVFICAGTNLLFSLAIVLISYFNIVLAILKIHSPEGQRKAFSTCASHMMAVTVFYGTLLFMYLQPKTSYSLDTDKMASVFYTLVIPVLNPLIYSLRNKDVKDVLKRFINKPYQSLKFM